Below is a window of Yersinia kristensenii DNA.
GGAAATGAATATTTATAAATGGTTGATAGTGATTTTATGTGGGGGTGCGCTAGGTATTTTAGGCATGCGGTTTCTGACGGCAGATACCGAACCGTCGGGGCCAACTTTTGCCCAGTTAGTAGACCAATATGGCGTGCAGATAGAAAATCAATCAGGTAAAAGCGTGAGATATGTGGGTTACAAAAAAAAGACGCTGTATGAGGATTTTGATAGTGTTCAACTGACGTTCACTGCCATAAATGACAAATTCGAGCGTAGCCACGATTTATCTGATAATAAGAAAAAAGCGGCTGATTGGGAGAAGCTTTTTTGCAGCGACACACTACAAGATATCGCGAATGAATATGACGGCAAAAGTAATCATTTTCTCGGGCGCGTTAGAGTGATTATTGCCAGTGTTGTCCTGACCGATGAAGGCCAGCAGGGAATCAATGCGTTGTGCAATAAAAACGAATAAAGTGGGAAGTAACTTCCCCGGTGCACCGGCGCTTTCCGGGGAACGGGCGAACCGCTATGCCGTGGCTTTAAAGGAATGCAGGCGATTCATTGCTTTGGTGATATCTTCTTTCAACAGCACTTCAGTACAGCGAATAGACTCATCAATCGCGTCGTCAATTAAGGTTTGTTCGCTAGCAGGCGGTTTACCGAGAACAAAACCGGTGACTTTACTTTTATCACCAGGGTGGCCGATGCCAATGCGTAAACGATAGAAATTGGGATTATTGCCGAGCCTGCTCTGAATATCTTTCAGGCCATTATGGCCACCATTACCCCCTCCCAACTTCAATTTTGCCACACCGGGTGGAATATCCAGTTCATCATGTGCGACTAAAATTTCTTCCGGTAAGATGCGGTAAAACCCAGCCATCGCCGCAACCGCCTTGCCACTTAAATTCATAAATGTAGACGGCACCAGTAAGCGCACATCTTGGCCCGCCAGGTTTAACCGTGCGGTAT
It encodes the following:
- the pth gene encoding aminoacyl-tRNA hydrolase, with protein sequence MSSIKLIVGLANPGAEYAQTRHNAGAWYVDLLAQRHNQQLKEESKFFGYTARLNLAGQDVRLLVPSTFMNLSGKAVAAMAGFYRILPEEILVAHDELDIPPGVAKLKLGGGNGGHNGLKDIQSRLGNNPNFYRLRIGIGHPGDKSKVTGFVLGKPPASEQTLIDDAIDESIRCTEVLLKEDITKAMNRLHSFKATA